A single genomic interval of Anopheles marshallii chromosome 2, idAnoMarsDA_429_01, whole genome shotgun sequence harbors:
- the LOC128706700 gene encoding protein O-mannosyltransferase 1, with protein sequence MESVSEATETATVRGRKAQKKQQKVSEDSKNRRSTSMETDVNERHHQTSDEPEKCSKPNDANPKDSSDRNAIFEEEDDRFSFSLRLEFNAATMGLFLLSFLTRFYRITHPRGVVFDEIHFGKFVSLYLKNTFYFDQHPPLGKLLIAGAAGAVGYSGSFEFPKIGSEYDASVPILALRFVPALCGSLLAPVVYSILRQVRLGQGVSILGGLLIILDNALLTHSRFILMESMLLFFAAVGILTVLRFLQAKPFSVRWWTLGTIASASLTAAVCVKFVGFYSYLLAMYIMGRHIWMELPDRRNSNAYILFKVIAKAVLIVSVSLAVYVGCFYLHFATLYKAGPHDNVMTSAFQASLEGGLASITKGQPLRVQHGSQITLKHTHGRVCWLHSHTAVYPIKYKDGRGSSHQQQVTCYGFKDVNNWWIVKRPNKDSLMVDDEPDYIEHGDVIQLVHGVTSRALNSHDVASPMSPLCQEVSCYIDYNISMPANLLWRVELLNGKESKNKWHAITSQVRLVHVNTTAALKYTGEQLPDWGFNQFEVAADRRQQTIDTIWNVEEHRYTQHKDKKEVLSKLLATEMIPTEPTKLSFWNKFSELQLKMLLHADKLESHMYSSEPHEWPLMDKGIAYWIAGESNAQVHLLGNLVIWYSATMAILMYVGFLVFYLIRRRREVYDLDPVEWDRFRLGGEIFLAGYLIHYLPYYFVERTLFLYNYLPALLFKVMLLCFVIDHCQLAIRKFVQQPMVVVGIFRAIVVAWFAGVLYFFQRYSVLSYGTTALSSDDVLELRLKDTWDLIVHKP encoded by the exons ATGGAGTCAGTGAGTGAGGCCACCGAAACGGCCACAGTGCGCGGCCGTAAGGCACAGAAGAAGCAACAGAAAGTTAGTGAAGATAGCAAAAATCGACGATCGACATCCATGGAGACGGATGTAAATGAAAGACATCATcaaacaagcgacgaacccgaaaAGTGTTCAAAGCCGAATGATGCCAACCCCAAAGATAGCAGTGATCGGAATGCGATTTTCGAGGAAGAGGATGATCGGTTCAGTTTTTCCCTTCGTCTGGAGTTTAATGCAGCTACGATGGGACTGTTTTTGCTGTCATTCCTGACACGCTTCTATCGGATCACACACCCACGGGGCGTTGT gTTCGATGAGATACATTTCGGGAAGTTCGTTTCGCTGTACCTCAAAAATACCTTCTACTTCGATCAGCATCCTCCTCTCGGCAAGCTGCTGATCGCAGGCGCTGCAGGTGCCGTCGGCTACAGTGGGAGCTTCGAGTTCCCAAAAATCGGCAGCGAATATGATGCG TCGGTGCCCATACTTGCGTTGCGCTTCGTTCCGGCTCTATGTGGCAGTCTGCTGGCCCCTGTCGTCTATTCAATACTTCGGCAGGTGAGGCTCGGCCAAGGAGTTAGCATTCTAGGTGGACTCCTTATTATTCTGG ATAATGCTCTGCTGACGCATTCGCGCTTTATCCTGATGGAGTCGATGCTGTTGTTCTTCGCAGCAGTTGGCATTCTGACCGTGCTCCGGTTCCTTCAGGCTAAGCCATTCTCCGTGCGCTGGTGGACGTTGGGAACGATCGCATCCGCCTCGCTCACTGCAGCTGTTTGCGTTAAATTTGTCGGATTCTACAGCTACCTACTGGCGATGTACATCATGGGACGACACATCTGGATGGAGTTACCCGATCGGCGGAACTCGAACGCTTACATTCTGTTCAAAGTGATCGCTAAAGCCGTTTTGATAGTGAGCGTATCGTTAGCCGTTTACGTCGGTTGTTTCTATCTGCATTTTGCTACGCTCTACAAGGCAGGACCTCACGACAATGTGATGACTAGCGCTTTTCAGGCATCTCTTGAAGGTGGCTTAGCATCGATCACGAAGGGTCAACCGTTGCGCGTTCAGCATGGTTCGCAGATCACGCTCAAACACACGCACGGACGCGTTTGTTGGTTGCATTCGCACACCGCCGTGTACCCAATTAAGTACAAAGATGGACGTGGCTCGAGTCATCAGCAGCAGGTAACGTGCTACGGATTTAAGGACGTCAACAACTGGTGGATTGTGAAGCGACCCAACAAGGACAGCCTGATGGTGGATGACGAACCCGATTACATCGAGCACGGTGACGTTATCCAGCTGGTGCATGGTGTGACAAGCCGTGCGCTAAACTCACACGATGTGGCCTCCCCGATGTCACCGCTCTGCCAGGAAGTGTCCTGCTACATCGACTACAACATCTCGATGCCGGCCAACTTACTGTGGCGCGTGGAGCTGCTGAATGGGAAGGAATCCAAGAACAAGTGGCATGCGATCACGTCCCAGGTACGATTGGTGCACGTCAACACTACGGCTGCCCTAAAGTACACCGGCGAACAGCTACCGGACTGGGGTTTCAATCAGTTTGAGGTGGCAGCTGATCGTCGTCAGCAGACCATTGACACTATTTGGAACGTGGAGGAGCATCGGTATACGCAACATAAAGACAAGAAGGAAGTACTCAGCAAGCTGCTCGCGACCGAGATGATACCGACGGAGCCAACGAAGCTGTCGTTTTGGAATAAGTTCTCTGAGCTGCAGCTGAAGATGCTGCTGCACGCGGACAAACTCGAGAGCCACATGTACTCCTCCGAACCGCATGAGTGGCCACTGATGGATAAGGGTATTGCTTACTGGATTGCTGGCGAATCAAATGCCCAGGTGCATCTGCTAGGGAACCTTGTCATCTGGTACTCGGCTACCATGGCCATCCTGATGTACGTAGGGTTCTTGGTGTTCTATCTCATCCGTCGGCGACGTGAGGTGTACGATCTGGATCCCGTCGAATGGGATCGATTCCGGCTCGGTGGTGAGATCTTCCTAGCGGGATATCTTATCCACTATTTGCCGTACTATTTCGTCGAGAGAACGCTGTTCCTGTACAACTATCTACCGGCACTTCTGTTCAAGGTGATGCTGCTCTGTTTTGTGATTGACCACTGTCAGCTGGCCATAAGGAAGTTCGTCCAACagccgatggtggtggtgggcatCTTCCGGGCAATAGTGGTCGCATGGTTTGCCGGTGTGCTGTACTTCTTCCAACGATACAGCGTGCTTAGCTACGGAACTACGGCTCTATCTTCAGACGATGTGCTCGAGCTGCGCCTTAAGGATACCTGGGATCTGATCGTACACAAGCCTTAG
- the LOC128718585 gene encoding fatty acyl-CoA reductase wat-like has product MGDISVVSASAGDDRRAKSVREFYQNSTILLTGGTGFIGKVLLEKLLRCFEVKTVFLLIRQKRDKTVDERLREVFEDVIFDSIKSSPQGGKSHLSKVIPIEGNFQSEVVISTEDYHRLLAAQVEVVFNVMASIKFNEDIETAIDTNVLSSRKLFLLAQQLPHIQTIVHVSTFYSNCHRSHIEERIYEDLPFGGFENILGLFRHLTPEEKDRLKPIILGPMPNSYTFSKRCAEVMIQQQFAQLPIAIFRPPIVTSAYREPTPGWVNNFNGPAGMVVPVIRGQVYWCYGADDATVHMVPVDYCVNALLTVGWDNSQRKRTLLPTMREIVPVYNYAFRQNVFRNREVGALLAHGIDSLLGRIFGRYTIHITSSTFMRRLFINWLLLQACVADIFNKLIGKKAKNYDTIKRVVALEESTSYFRCHSWTAENENIRTLWDRLPADDRQLLPFDVETLDWKDYFRFFVTGVAAALKRQSTARQRMRAQTS; this is encoded by the exons ATGGGTGATATCAGTGTTGTGAGTGCATCTGCAGGTGACGATAGGCGAGCTAAGAGTGTCCGCGAGTTTTACCAAAACTCAACGATCCTGCTAACCGGTGGAACAGGATTTATTGGTAAAGTGTTGCTGGAAAAACTGTTGCGATGTTTCGAGGTGAAAACGGTGTTCCTGCTGATACGGCAAAAGCGTGACAAGACGGTGGACGAACGACTTCGGGAGGTGTTTGAAGATGTG ATATTCGACTCCATCAAATCATCACCGCAAGGTGGTAAGTCTCATTTATCGAAAGTGATCCCCATCGAGGGGAATTTCCAGTCGGAAGTGGTTATATCAACAGAAGATTACCATCGATTACTAGCAGCACAAGTGGAG GTTGTATTTAACGTGATGGCCTCGATAAAATTCAACGAAGACATCGAAACGGCTATCGATACGAATGTGCTATCGTCGCGCAAGTTGTTCCTGCTCGCTCAGCAACTTCCCCACATCCAAACGATCGTGCACGTATCGACGTTTTACTCCAACTGTCACCGATCACACATTGAGGAACGCATTTACGAGGACTTACCGTTCGGTGGGTTCGAAAACATTCTCGGCCTCTTTCGCCACCTAACGCCGGAAGAGAAGGACCGCTTGAAGCCAATCATTCTTGGTCCAATGCCGAACAGCTACACGTTCAGCAAGCGCTGTGCTGAGGTGATGATTCAGCAGCAGTTTGCTCAGTTACCGATCGCCATCTTTAGACCACCGATAGTAACGTCGGCCTATCGGGAACCCACGCCCGGGTGGGTGAACAATTTCAATGGACCGGCGGGCATGGTGGTACCGGTTATACGTGGCCAGGTGTATTGGTGTTACGGGGCAGATGATGCTACAGTTCACATGGTTCCAGTTGACTACTGTGTCAACGCACTACTGACCGTTGGATGGGACAATAGTCAACG gaAGCGAACACTTCTGCCTACAATGCGTGAGATTGTCCCGGTGTACAACTACGCTTTCCGACAAAATGTATTCCGAAATCGAGAAGTTGGGGCATTGCTTGCCCATGGCATCGATTCCCTATTGGGAAGAATATTTGG CCGTTACACCATCCATATCACATCTTCAACCTTTATGAGAAGACTGTTCATCAACTGGTTGCTACTTCAAGCCTGCGTCGCAGACATTTTCAACAAACTTATCGGTAAAAAAGCAAA AAATTATGATACAATCAAGCGAGTGGTAGCTCTGGAAGAATCCACAAGCTACTTTCGCTGTCACTCATGGACAGCGGAGAATGAAAACATCCGTACACTGTGGGACCGGTTGCCGGCTGACGATAGACAATTACTTCCATTCGACGTCGAAACTCTTGATTGGAAGGACTATTTTCGGTTTTTCGTAACGGGTGTTGCCGCCGCGCTGAAGCGACAATCTACAGCGCGACAACGTATGCGCGCACAAACGTCTTAA
- the LOC128708610 gene encoding sperm-associated antigen 1 — protein sequence MSNKPQRLLEKYELLLDQLDFDYIRQSNNGREVENILKVLRSGEEGYFPQLTAFAEERLKSLRPDSKLLRKEQPLATQHTMPEEQWQNITTRLNEWQTMMKAIEEDLRSMQDEVEDPTVPRIRSIPVIDLEQEIHVTSKAASQSKYIRYCDYDRWDKFDADTAMLKMDLDEERHREMVRINNQKNSEMPKIVELPPQAKLSHQEKQVIAGKLREKGNDNFRAKEFKEAVEEYDKSLDLYPTAACYNNRAIAYIKLQRYNEAIADCDLCLMIEPTNLKALLRKAQAFTLSDKKREAYQIYCDVLRLEPSNAIALSNTANLRRQLTDLPPPNAVRMAIEEVSNAEPDIDFRQLVRPKHVIKDKLPESIKQLKNDTITLVRQHAEALAKRDTKEMTLSTEPPRRSTPLIEEL from the exons ATGTCGAATAAACCGCAGAGACTGTTGGAAAAATATGAGCTGTTATTGGACCAATTGGATTTTGATTACATCCGCCAAAGCAACAACGGGCGCGAGGTGGAAAACATCTTAAAAGTGCTACGTTCCGGAGAAGAAGGATACTTCCCACAACTAACCGCATTTGCCGAAGAGCGGCTGAAATCGTTACGTCCGGACAGCAAACTGCTGCGCAAGGAACAACCCTTAGCCACGCAACACACCATGCCGGAAGAGCAATGGCAAAACATTACCACAAGGCTAAACGAATGGCAGACCATGATGAAAGCAATCGAAGAGGATTTACGCTCCATGCAGGACGAAGTGGAAGATCCCACAGTACCGCGCATCCGAAGTATTCCTGTGATTGATCTGGAGCAGGAGATTCACGTTACATCAAAGGCAGCGTCTCAGTCGAAATACATCAGATATTGCGATTACGACAGATGGGACAAGTTTGATGCTGACACAGCGATGCTAAAGATGGACCTGGACGAGGAACGTCATCGGGAGATGGTGCGGATAAACAACCAGAAGAATAGCGAAATGCCGAAAATTGTTGAACTTCCACCGCAGGCAAAGCTGTCGCACCAGGAGAAGCAAGTGATTGCCGGAAAGTTACGGGAAAAGGGTAACGATAATTTTCGTGCCAAGGAGTTTAAGGAAGCTGTGGAGGAGTACGACAAGAGCCTGGATTTGTATCCTACCGCAGCCTGCTACAACAACCGAGCCATAGCAT ACATAAAACTACAACGCTATAATGAAGCAATAGCGGATTGTGATCTCTGTTTGATGATCGAACCGACCAATCTAAAGGCACTCCTGAGAAAAGCGCAAGCATTTACATTGAGCGACAAAAAAAGAGAG GCCTACCAGATCTACTGTGACGTGCTGCGTTTGGAACCATCAAATGCGATTGCACTGAGCAACACGGCCAACTTGCGGCGTCAACTCACAGACCTGCCGCCACCAAATGCCGTACGGATGGCCATCGAAGAGGTAAGCAATGCCGAACCGGACATAGACTTCCGCCAGTTGGTACGTCCGAAGCATGTTATCAAAGACAAGCTGCCGGAGAGTATTAAACAGCTGAAGAATGATACCATCACCTTAGTACGCCAGCATGCAGAAGCGTTGGCCAAACGCGACACGAAAGAGATGACCCTATCTACTGAACCACCTCGACGAAGTACTCCACTGATCGAAGAATTGTAG
- the LOC128710174 gene encoding protein timeless homolog: protein MSAYFADIDAVCSTLGWMDGDVYKMDPEAVQGLKHLIWILKQDRPSHECRRYIGGKRIVQTDLIPMVISNFDKPDVVDVLLRLLVNLSFPTLLLYNGNYPRDAVEQRKFIRLIEICEEYKEAFSLKSFWSVLGDRLEKILRTDWALRSEADGLIIERILVLIRNVLQVPTNVEREKRFDNDASQHDCLLWALHQAGILDIILYILGSPHENRFLIHTLEILSLAYREQTAVHLADATLQRTNIEKKTDELLLIKARQPSAATTAARRKPNSMRHSWFRGTYTYNNLKSISDSDAVCHQSLGKIIRMEFSAEKHRQKVSFRQAKENETIERKSIFSVRLFLREYCMEILRVYNNMVRQAKRHLDQHGTSVSEFHDDSYLLWAIRFFLEFNRHCGFKIELVSESLSIDAFHWIIVRMETYIENITADKTRKSIWARRLHLTVQTYRELLNNMYALEKNKDPSATELLSVLQNNIFYVMEYREMAVHLLTNFKETIHTRAFIRDVVEVAHLFFNMLQRFCKGTVRVQQRVKPKRKKTAKKQTRKEKSIEEQENAEILWLQEAPTVAALLENSELKQSDLPTPFDAASSVPVDEQKGECVKRIHVLLRDKQYEQAIKMLYAARSVWTLDDCFGNETSSPDEDLITLRDIFTANLSSEVDQDDNGEDDLPIDSEDEDEIEASERHVRSAEKDFKFEDFSKRLVDHRVVYACTTVLHDWEKIKTPCLKAAVTLLYRICVEHKMPSLLFQVSLLRVFQAVLNAPDDDHARELRRLAIHTVRQLQQKVLTGAADDGGLLFAELLFAKSMRIATAMEIGYDEVFQDSDRRSEASKKAWTEEQEEELRRLFMENQENPRTDQDVIDWLLENLIDQTRTRRGVMKKLRELGLVFKAPTKRSNANRQQQGGGWTAEEDAKLGVLYEELRLDKNPLKSIAEGFDKKFTKPAIARRMVSLRLIADVSEIMPTKRNKERRGSYEEGNSNGSQSDEGSEEGEIDEEEETRGKGVQQLNEHEVKKQLRALGTDMKEAVQWIITCFGDVLDLYEDSDPSEDSEGGIPIVPIAPHQTDALKNAEFKRLLRLLGVMDSGKQFMYHRIPFTMTPEAIKRRVEILTEYCEGSITLTPEKSDHTAKKRNLFSSIVDSDDDLDTSISEMSLMQSRKNDGNGKPNQLLAENERRSMSPLMVSEDDLETDLTADRPESTRTASVPLAVSEDESNGTDHAASALSTKRNRSDSSDSGADMPVVHRRKKVNRLKVQKVQPEKERMLVVSEDDSDTMAPKQSASRLVMSDDESDKESSMGITKEMPSQSEIPQEERIAAQKVRRRAVISSDEE, encoded by the exons ATGAGTGCATACTTTGCGGACATCGATGCCGTCTGTTCGACGCTCGGTTGGATGGATGGCGATGTGTACAAGATGGATCCGGAAGCGGTACAGGGCTTGAAGCATCTGATTTGGATACTGAAGCAGGACAGACCTTCCCACGAATGCCGTCGTTACATCGGTGGCAAACGTATCGTACAGACCGATCTAATACCAATGGTTATCAGCAATTTCGACAAGCCGGATGTGGTCGATGTACTGTTACGACTGCTCGTCAATCTGTCCTTTCCGACGCTGCTGCTGTACAACGGAAACTATCCGCGCGATGCAGTGGAGCAGAGAAAATTCATCCGGCTCATAGAGATTTGTGAGGAGTACAAGGAAGCGTTTTCGTTGAAAAGCTTCTGGTCGGTGTTGGGTGATCGGTTAGAAAAAATTCTCCGTACG GATTGGGCATTACGTAGCGAAGCAGACGGGCTCATTATCGAACGTATCCTGGTGTTGATTCGAAATGTGCTTCAAGTTCCGACGAATGTGGAAAGAGAGAAGCGCTTTGACAATGATGCCAGCCAGCACGATTGTTTGCTGTGGGCGCTACATCAGGCAGGTATACTGGACATCATTCTGTACATTCTTGGTTCGCCGCATGAAAATCGTTTCCTCATACATACGCTCGAGATCTTAAGTCTTGCCTACCGCGAGCAAACGGCAGTTCATCTTGCGGATGCGACACTGCAGCGCACCAACATCGAGAAGAAGACGGATGAATTACTGTTGATAAAAGCGAGACAACCATCGGCAGCAACGACAGCCGCACGCAGAAAACCTAACTCAATGCGCCATTCGTGGTTCCGCGGTACGTACACGTACAATAATTTGAAATCCATCTCAGACAGTGACGCGGTTTGCCATCAGTCGTTGGGCAAGATAATACGAATGGAGTTCAGTGCGGAGAAGCATCGCCAGAAGGTATCTTTCCGGCAGgccaaagaaaatgaaacgatcgaacggaaAAGCATCTTCTCGGTGCGTCTGTTTCTGCGCGAGTACTGTATGGAGATACTGCGTGTGTACAACAATATGGTGCGACAGGCAAAGCGCCATCTAGACCAACATGGCACGAGCGTTTCGGAATTCCATGATGATTCGTATCTTCTGTGGGCCATACGGTTCTTTCTCGAATTTAATCGACACTGTGGGTTTAAGATTGAGCTTGTGAG CGAATCGCTAAGTATTGACGCTTTCCACTGGATCATAGTGCGTATGGAAACGTATATAGAAAACATTACTGCGGATAAAACGCGCAAATCGATCTGGGCACGACGACTTCATCTGACTGTGCAG ACGTACCGGGAGCTGTTAAACAATATGTATGCActggaaaaaaacaaggatCCTAGCGCAACTGAGCTGCTGTCCGTActacaaaataatattttttacgtCATGGAATATCGCGAAATGGCTGTACATTTGTTGACAAACTTCAAAGAAACCATCCATACGAG AGCGTTTATTAGGGATGTTGTCGAAGTCGCCCATCTGTTCTTTAACATGTTGCAACGGTTCTGCAAGGGTACGGTGCGAGTACAGCAACGGGTCAAACCAAAGCGCAAGAAAACGGCCAAGAAACAAaccagaaaggaaaaatctaTTGAAGAACAG GAAAATGCGGAAATTCTATGGCTGCAAGAGGCACCAACTGTTGCAGCACTGTTGGAAAACAGCGAGCTGAAACAAAGTGATCTTCCAACACCATTCGACGCGGCATCGTCCGTTCCAGTTGACGAACAAAA GGGGGAATGTGTGAAGCGCATCCACGTACTACTTCGCGATAAACAGTACGAGCaagcaattaaaatgttgtacGCCGCAAG ATCGGTTTGGACGTTGGATGATTGCTTCGGCAATGAGACTTCTAGCCCGGATGAAGATTTAATAACACTACGCGACATATTTACCGCAAATCTGTCCTCTG aAGTTGATCAAGATGATAACGGTGAGGATGACTTACCGATCGATTCAGAAGACGAAGACGAAATAGAAGCATCGGAAA GACACGTACGTAGTGCGGAAAAAGATTTCAAATTTGAAGACTTCTCCAAAAG ACTCGTAGATCATAGAGTAGTGTATGCATGTACTACCGTCTTACACGATTGGGAAAAGATTAAGACACCCTGTCTGAAGGCGGCCGTCACACTGCTATACCGGATTTGTGTTGAGCATAAAATGCCGTCTTTGCTGTTCCAG GTTTCTCTTCTACGTGTATTCCAGGCTGTGTTGAATGCACCCGATGACGATCATGCACGTGAGTTGCGACGATTAGCCATCCACACAGTGCGCCAACTGCAGCAAAAGGTCCTAACCGGTGCGGCTGACGATGggggtttgctgtttgccgaACTGCTCTTTGCTAAATCGATGCGAATTGCAACGGCCATGGAAATTGGCTATGATGAGGTGTTCCAGGATTCAGATAG GCGATCGGAAGCTTCCAAGAAGGCTTGGACTGAAGAGCAAGAGGAAGAACTACGAAGGCTGTTTATGGAAAATCAAGAAAATCCTCGCACAGATCAAG ATGTTATCGATTGGCTGCTGGAAAACCTCATCGATCAAACGCGTACGCGTCGGGGAGTAATGAAAAAGCTAAGGGAACTGGGGCTTGTCTTTAAGGCCCCTACAAAACGGAGCAATGCAAACCGACAGCAACAGGGCGGTGGCTGGACGGCAGAAGAAGATGCGAAACTTGGCGTGCTGTATGAGGAGCTACGTTTGGATAAAAATCCTCTCAAGAGCATTGCGGAAGGGTTCGACAAAAAGTTTACTAAACCCGCCATCGCACGTCGCATGGTTAGCCTCAGGCTGATTGCGGATGTGTCCGAGATAATGCCAACAAAGCGTAACAAGGAACGGCGTGGCAGCTATGAAGAGGGCAACAGCAATGGTTCGCAGAGCGATGAAGGCAGTGAGGAGGGTGAAATTGATGAGGAGGAAGAAACCAGAGGAAAGGGTGTACAACAATTAAACGAACATGAAGTTAAGAAGCAGCTTAGAGCGCTTGGTACCGACATGAAAGAGGCCGTCCAGTGGATCATCACATGTTTCGGCGATGTGCTCGATCTGTACGAAGATTCCGATCCTTCGGAAGACTCCGAGGGCGGTATTCCGATTGTACCGATAGCACCGCATCAAACTGATGCTTTGAAAAACGCAGAATTTAAGCGTCTGTTGCGATTGCTAGGCGTGATGGACAGTGGCAAACAG TTTATGTATCATCGCATACCTTTTACAATGACACCGGAAGCTATAAAAAGACGAGTCGAAATACTGACCGAATATTGTGAGGGTTCTATTACGCTTACACCGGAAAAGTCAGACCATAcagcgaagaaaagaaatttgttCTCGTCCATAGTTGATTCAGACGATGATCTGGATACTTCTATTTCGGAAATGTCATTAATGCAAAGTCGCAAAAACGACGGAAACGGAAAACCCAACCAACTCCTCGCAGAAAACGAACGACGATCCATGTCACCGCTAATGGTGTCGGAAGATGATCTTGAAACTGATCTCACTGCTGACCGACCAGAAAGCACACGAACTGCTTCTGTACCATTAGCAGTGTCAGAGGATGAATCCAATGGGACAGATCATGCCGCGAGTGCCCTTTCCACCAAACGTAACCGGTCGGACTCATCCGATTCTGGAGCGGATATGCCGGTGGTACATAGACGCAAAAAGGTCAATCGTTTAAAGGTTCAGAAAGTACAACCAGAAAAGGAACGAATGCTGGTGGTTTCTGAAGATGACAGCGATACGATGGCCCCAAAGCAATCAGCCTCACGACTTGTAATGTCGGACGATGAGTCCGATAAGGAGTCTTCAATGGGAATAACCAAGGAGATGCCCTCCCAATCGGAGATACCGCAGGAAGAAAGGATTGCAGCACAGAAGGTGCGCAGAAGGGCCGTCATCAGCAGCGATGAGGAGTGA